Proteins co-encoded in one Malus sylvestris chromosome 9, drMalSylv7.2, whole genome shotgun sequence genomic window:
- the LOC126634009 gene encoding uncharacterized protein LOC126634009: MRTKSRFEKVIFANKLSKPCFLGNNSLNESVENLRENDVSEESQNVVGESHDHEIGGYDGGDLEENVDDESQDHKNGSDLEENVGDGSQDHENGGDIDLNVDDDHIGVEENIESPESTFHLNIYDPRIWDGLNAEMRALLVEKGPIRETNLTYPKDKLSRKFSSHYYDRKLPTGEIYDRKWLVYSKELDKIFCFCCKLFKTITSKSEVVKDGISNWRHLGVKLDQHEKSKEHLTNSRTWVELKSRLTKNQTIDKEFQMRIKKETNHWKQVMLRIIAVVKCLAIRNIAFRGTNERPYEDSNGNFLGLLEMIADHYDSKYATWISNLMH; encoded by the exons ATGCGAACGAAGTCAAGATTTGAAAAG GTAATTTTTGCAAACAAATTATCGAAGCCATGTTTTTTAGGAAACAACTCTCtg AATGAGTCggttgaaaatttgagagaaaatgatGTTAGTGAAGAGTCACAAAATGTTGTTGGGGAGTCTCATGATCATGAAATTGGTGGTTATGATGGTGGTGATTTAGAAGAAAATGTTGATGATGAGTCTCAAGATCATAAAAATGGTAGTGATTTAGAGGAAAATGTTGGTGATGGGTCTCAAGATCATGAAAATGGTGGTGATATAGATTTAAATGTTGATGATGATCATATTGGTGTAGAGGAAAATATTGAATCTCCCGAATCTACATTCCATTTAAACATTTATGATCCAAGAATTTGGGATGGTCTTAATGCAGAAATGAGAGCCTTACTTGTAGAAAAGGGCCCAATTCGAGAAACTAATCTCACTTATCCTAAGGACAAACTCTCTAGAAAATTTTCCTCACACTACTATGATCGAAAATTACCAACGGGTGAAATTTATGATAGGAAATGGCTCGTGTACTCAAAAGAGTTGGATAaaatcttttgcttttgttgtaaattgtttAAAACAATTACCTCAAAAAGTGAGGTAGTAAAAGATGGAATTAGTAATTGGAGACATCTTGGTGTGAAGCTTGATCAACATGAAAAGAGTAAAGAGCATCTCACTAATTCGAGAACTTGGGTTGAGTTGAAAAGTAGATTGACAAAAAATCAGACAATTGACAAAGAATTTCAAATGCGAATCAAGAAAGAGACAAATCATTGGAAACAAGTGATGCTTAGAATTATTGCTGTTGTGAAATGTTTAGCCATACGTAATATAGCATTTCGTGGAACAAATGAAAGACCTTATGAGGACTCTAATGGCAACTTCTTAGGTTTACTTGAAATGATTGCGGACCACTATGACTCAAAATATGCTACATGGATTAGCAATCTTATGCATTGA
- the LOC126582839 gene encoding ABC transporter B family member 11-like, translating into MAQESGVDGATPQEHEDITSRSQVEVEKSTDTNGDHQGSDKSSGDEKLEKVPFSKLFSFADKTDTILMLAGTIGAIGNGLGMPLMTILLGEMINSFGSNQNNKDIVSAVSKVSLKYVYLAIGTGVAASLQVSCWMVTGERQAARIRGLYLKTILRQDVAFFDLETNTGEVIGRMSGDTVLIQDAMGEKVGKFLQLFSTFIGGFIIAFIKGWLLTLVMLSSIPLLVAAGAAMSIIISKMATRGQSAYAKAAIVVEQTIGSIRTVASFTGEKQATTNYKKYLADAYKSGVYEGTAAGACFGMVMLVVFCTYALAVWFGSRMVRNNGYSGGDVLNVIVAVLTGSMSLGQASPCLSAFAAGQAAAFKMFETISRKPEIDASDEKGKTLDDIRGDIDLREVYFSYPARPDEPIFDGFCLHISSGTTAALVGQSGSGKSTVISLIERFYDPQAGEVLIDGINLKEFQVKWIRSKIGLVSQEPVLFASSIMDNIAYGKDGATIEEIKAAAELANASKFIDKLPQGINTMVGEHGTQLSGGQKQRIAIARAILKDPRILLLDEATSALDAESERIVQEALDRIMVNRTTVIVAHRLSTVRNADVIAVIHKGKMVEKGSHSELLKDPEGAYSQLIRLQEVNKGSDQTGEVQNKSDITAESFRQSSLRMSLRRSISRNSSVGNSSRHSFSAAFGLPIGHASMHGTTLAEPEAAALASEQPPKVSLLRLAALNKPEIPALLLGTLAATANGVILPIFGVLISRVIKTLYEPPRQQKKDSEFWAIIFMVLGVSSFLVIPARAYFFSVSGSKLIERIRLMCFERVVHMEVGWFDEPENSSGSVGARLSADAAIVRALVGDALAQIVNSIATAIAGLFIAFISCWQLAFIILALIPLIGVNGYVQAKFMKGFSADAKMMYEEASQVANDAVGSIRTVASFCAEEKVMELYRRKCEGPTAAGKRQGLISGIGFGMSSFFLFCVYATSFYAGAKLVKAGKTTFSDVFQVFFALTMAATGISQSSSMGPDSNKARSAAASIFAIIDRKSKIDPSDESGMKLDNVKGEIELHHVSFKYPSRPDTQIFRDLNLTIHCGKTVALVGESGSGKSTVVALLQRFYDPDSGHITLDGTELGKFNLKWLRQQMGLVGQEPVLFNDTIRANIAYGKDGDATEAEIIAASELANAHKFISSLNQGYDTAVGERGIQLSGGQKQRVAIARAIIKSPKILLLDEATSALDAESERVVQDALDRVMVNRTTVVVAHRLSTIKNADVIAVVKNGVIVEKGKHDKLINITDGFYASLVALHMSASTA; encoded by the exons ATGGCCCAGGAAAGTGGCGTGGATGGGGCTACGCCTCAAGAGCATGAGGACATCACTTCAAGAAGCCAAGTAGAAGTAGAGAAAAGCACCGACACGAATGGGGATCATCAAGGCTCAGACAAGAGCAGCGGAGATGAGAAACTTGAAAAAGTTCCATTTTCCAAGCTATTTTCATTTGCAGATAAGACTGATACTATATTGATGCTCGCCGGCACAATTGGTGCCATTGGGAATGGCTTGGGGATGCCCCTTATGACGATATTATTGGGGGAGATGATCAATTCTTTTGGATCTAATCAAAACAATAAAGACATAGTTAGTGCTGTTTCCAAG GTCTCTCTAAAATATGTCTATTTGGCAATCGGGACAGGTGTGGCCGCAAGTCTTC AGGTCTCTTGCTGGATGGTAACAGGGGAAAGACAAGCTGCAAGGATAAGGGGTTTgtatttgaaaacaattttgagACAAGACGTTGCTTTCTTTGATTTGGAAACAAATACTGGAGAGGTCATTGGGAGGATGTCTGGCGACACTGTTCTCATACAAGATGCCATGGGCGAGAAG GTTGGAAAATTTTTACAACTATTTTCAACATTCATTGGAGGGTTTATAATAGCATTCATCAAAGGATGGCTTCTTACCCTTGTCATGTTATCCTCGATTCCTCTGCTTGTGGCAGCTGGTGCAGCTATGTCCATCATTATATCCAAGATGGCAACCCGTGGACAAAGTGCTTATGCAAAAGCAGCAATTGTAGTTGAACAGACGATAGGCTCCATCAGAACC GTTGCATCCTTCACTGGGGAAAAGCAAGCAACaacaaattacaaaaaatatcTTGCGGATGCTTACAAATCAGGTGTTTACGAAGGTACTGCTGCTGGAGCATGTTTTGGCATGGTTATGCTAGTTGTGTTCTGCACTTATGCCTTGGCGGTATGGTTTGGTTCAAGAATGGTAAGGAATAATGGATATTCCGGGGGTGACGTGCTGAATGTGATTGTTGCTGTTTTGACTGGATCCAT GTCTCTGGGGCAAGCATCACCGTGCTTGAGTGCATTCGCTGCTGGTCAAGCTGCAGCATTTAAGATGTTTGAGACTATCAGTAGGAAACCAGAGATTGATGCTTCTGACGAAAAAGGAAAGACATTGGATGACATTCGTGGAGATATAGATCTAAGAGAGGTTTACTTCAGTTACCCAGCCAGACCAGATGAACCAATATTCGACGGGTTCTGTCTTCATATCTCTAGTGGCACCACTGCAGCTTTGGTTGGACAAAGTGGAAGTGGGAAGTCAACAGTCATCAGTCTGATAGAGAGATTTTATGATCCACAAGCTGGTGAAGTGTTGATAGATGGCATAAACCTAAAAGAATTTCAGGTGAAATGGATTCGGAGTAAAATTGGTCTCGTCAGCCAGGAACCCGTACTGTTCGCATCCAGCATTATGGACAATATTGCCTATGGAAAGGATGGTGCTACCATTGAAGAGATAAAAGCAGCAGCTGAACTTGCAAACGCCTCCAAATTTATCGATAAATTGCCTCAG GGCATTAACACCATGGTCGGTGAGCATGGAACTCAGCTATCTGGTGGGCAGAAGCAGAGAATTGCTATAGCAAGAGCAATTTTGAAAGATCCACGAATTTTACTTTTGGATGAAGCTACAAGTGCACTTGATGCAGAATCTGAGAGGATAGTTCAAGAAGCATTGGATCGGATTATGGTCAACAGAACTACTGTTATTGTTGCTCATCGTTTGAGCACGGTGAGGAATGCAGATGTGATTGCTGTCATTCATAAAGGAAAGATGGTTGAAAAAG GCTCGCACTCAGAATTACTCAAGGATCCTGAAGGAGCATACTCTCAACTTATACGCTTGCAAGAAGTAAACAAGGGTTCAGATCAAACAGGAGAAGTTCAAAACAAATCTGATATAACTGCTGAATCTTTTAGACAATCAAGTCTAAGAATGTCGTTACGAAGATCCATAAGTCGGAATTCCTCTGTAGGAAATAGCAGCCGCCATTCATTTTCAGCTGCCTTTGGTTTACCCATAGGACATGCTAGCATGCATGGCACTACATTGGCAGAACCAGAGGCCGCTGCCCTGGCATCAGAGCAACCTCCAAAGGTCTCTCTCCTCCGCCTCGCTGCCCTCAACAAGCCCGAGATTCCAGCACTTCTTCTTGGAACTTTAGCTGCAACCGCCAATGGTGTCATACTTCCAATTTTCGGTGTGCTTATTTCCAGGGTAATAAAGACTTTGTATGAACCACCTCGTCAACAAAAGAAAGATTCAGAGTTTTGGGCAATTATTTTTATGGTACTTGGTGTGTCATCATTTCTGGTGATCCCAGCACGAGCATACTTCTTTTCGGTTTCCGGTAGTAAGTTAATTGAACGTATCAGATTGATGTGTTTTGAGAGAGTGGTTCACATGGAAGTTGGGTGGTTTGATGAGCCTGAGAACTCAAGTGGTTCAGTTGGTGCGAGGCTCTCAGCAGATGCAGCAATAGTGCGGGCCCTTGTTGGAGATGCACTAGCTCAGATTGTTAATAGCATTGCGACCGCAATTGCAGGTTTGTTCATTGCTTTCATTTCATGCTGGCAGCTGGCATTTATTATCCTCGCATTGATTCCTCTGATCGGAGTCAACGGATATGTTCAAGCAAAGTTCATGAAAGGATTCAGTGCCGATGCAAAG ATGATGTATGAAGAAGCAAGCCAAGTTGCTAATGACGCAGTTGGGAGCATACGAACAGTTGCTTCTTTCTGTGCTGAAGAGAAGGTAATGGAACTGTACAGAAGGAAATGTGAAGGCCCTACAGCGGCAGGGAAAAGACAAGGCTTGATCAGTGGAATAGGATTTGGAatgtcttctttctttctattttgtgtGTATGCAACCAGCTTCTATGCGGGAGCTAAACTCGTCAAGGCTGGCAAAACAACATTTAGCGACGTTTTCCAA GTTTTCTTTGCTTTGACCATGGCAGCCACGGGCATATCTCAGTCGAGCAGCATGGGTCCTGATTCTAATAAAGCCAGGAGTGCTGCTGCTTCTATATTTGCAATTATAGACAGGAAGTCTAAGATAGACCCTAGTGACGAGTCTGGCATGAAATTGGATAATGTAAAGGGAGAGATTGAGCTTCACCATGTAAGCTTTAAATATCCATCCAGGCCAGATACACAGATTTTCCGAGACCTCAATTTAACCATTCACTGTGGCAAG ACAGTTGCCCTGGTTGGAGAAAGTGGGAGTGGAAAGTCGACAGTTGTTGCATTGTTGCAACGATTTTATGATCCTGATTCAGGTCATATCACACTTGATGGAACTGAACTTGGAAAGTTCAACTTGAAATGGTTGAGGCAGCAGATGGGGCTTGTGGGGCAAGAACCTGTCTTATTTAACGACACAATCCGTGCCAACATTGCATATGGAAAGGATGGTGATGCAACTGAGGCAGAAATCATAGCTGCGTCGGAGTTGGCCAATGCACACAAATTTATTAGTAGCTTGAATCAG GGGTATGACACGGCAGTAGGAGAACGAGGAATACAATTATCTGGGGGGCAGAAGCAACGCGTAGCCATTGCACGTGCAATAATCAAGAGCCCCAAGATATTACTGTTGGACGAAGCTACAAGTGCACTTGATGCTGAATCTGAGAGAGTGGTTCAAGATGCATTAGACAGGGTGATGGTAAACCGAACAACAGTAGTGGTTGCTCATCGACTATCGACAATCAAGAATGCTGATGTGATCGCGGTGGTTAAAAACGGAGTGATCGTAGAAAAAGGAAAGCATGATAAGCTGATCAATATTACAGATGGATTTTATGCATCCTTGGTTGCTCTGCACATGAGCGCTTCAACTGCATGA